The nucleotide window AACGttttgatttaaaaaatataaaggaaTTTGCTAAGGAAGATATTTGTGCAAGGTGGGAATTTCTGAGGTACATCAATTTGAAGAGAAGGTCGTGGAAAGAACTTCGAGAATCCACAAAGGAAAAGTGGGCAAACTATATAAATGACTTgttcaaaaattataaagctAAAAAGTGAATCTATACATGtgaggaagataaaaaaagggttcccattttgcccctGGATAAGCACGCATTGATCATCTTACGAGCGCACACagatgaaagaaaaaaggtcAACAAGTCGTATACATGCACTGTAATTGTACCGTGTTCTAAAATGTCCCTACCTGGAGCAGACAAgtaatgggaaaaaaataaaaatgtcaaatagaaaaatacTTACAAGGATTAATCATTTTGTTACTTAGGATTCCGTACCAACCGCTGCTCAAAATGTTGTTAATTATGGGGACTCACGAAATAATTTTACGAGAATACTTAAGATGTCAACATTTCAGGCACACCTGTTACATCTTGTACagtagcataaaaaaaaaaaaaaaaaaacactcttGTTAAAAATTGGCTTATCTcttatcaatatttttaaatcaatAAAATTTTCGATCTTCCATAGTGAGTATACAATATAacgttataaaatattttgctcgTGCATATTTTCCGTGAATATCATTTTAACAACCGCATATAATCTtgttgtgcattttttaataaaggaACATATGTGTGCGATTCTTTGAACTTTTTTACCAAAAGGATATATGACTGCCTTGAAAAATACAAcgaacgaaattaaaaattgcatatgGGCTAACAAAATAGcgaattattaataaaaattgcatcGATTAATGTTCAGACAGATGTTAAGATGTAACATTTTCCAATTCGTCCTTGTTAACGCATACAGCTTAGCTcaattgttaattttgtcaaaaataaaattttgaatttttgttttttgacCTGTTTTGTAGGCGCACCAAAATTGGTATTTCCTTGGAGAGTGctctttttatgtatttctTCACATATCAGTCACgatatttaattttacttttataatagcacattttttctcattagTCATTTCTAAGATTTTATTTAGGACACAAACAATTTAATAGTGCAATGTAAGATGATCTATTATACTGCAACGTGATAGCATTACTACTATATCTTagttttctaattttttaaaactaaaaaaaataagtgcaGAGAATGACAACTAAACTGTTGATGATGTTGCCCTCGTCTGAGTGGTGTTAGTTCTTTTCCTACTTCACACTGATGTTTGTTCAAAAGGTGACACTGTTTTCAACTAATAAGTAATTAATTCGTGCGATTGtcttcataaaattaaaaacaaattctacttttacaaaaattactCATTTGATatgtattaaattttttggaaaaaagaaattatcaGTCTTACAATTATTAGTTAACTTTTTCGTATAACCGTTTTAGCTTTTTCCAAATGTAATTCTTAAGGTAAGTTTCGTCTGCATAAATGCACCTATATTTTGAGGCTTTATTCTGtctcatttttcccattagTAAAAATTAGTAGAGGTAAAAACAGATGTATGAGCCAATATCTTTAACGACTCATTAAGGATCCATCCTGCTTCTACATAATTGATGCATGCTATTTTCACTTCGTGtcttacatatatatagcaTATTCGTCTTCCTATTCGCGTATTGTAAGGTTTGTATTTAAAACGAAATGGTACATCATAGCCAATgaacaaaggaaaaaacgatcCTTTTGTTAAAATCATTTTAACAATTATTGAAGACATCCTACTTTCGTATTGAAGAaaggattttaaaaaaaggtaaccTTATTCGTTGcataattcattattttttccacataTTTTAAGGCTTTCATTGTTTATAAGATTGACATTCGTAAACTTGAGAATGCGAGCTACAGGACCAACTGAGGAACTTTTCTGTGAGTAGCTCAGTGCACACATCATGCGCAAAGAGGACTACATTAGCTGCTCtacatattaataaagtATGTTAATTATTTAGCTCGCTATGTGCTTTCATTAAATGTGCattaatgcatttttattaatggaACTACTAATGGAGTAAATCTGCACGTGTAACAGAAAAATTTTGATCCCCTTTAGTGGCATtatcaatttctttttaaccaatcttttcatttaaaaattggtGTCtttgttgttatttttctaatttgcaaaacatttttaataactaTCCTAAActctttaaaatattttcaaatatatatataagcatatatgAGTAAGTTAACTAAATTTGCGTTTCTTAAACTTCTTTTGATTCGTTAAAGCCTATTAACTCATTCTTTCCGATAGGCACAGAGCATAATGTAGAACTCCCATCTACTTTTATgaaataagaaataaaatgaactCCTTCGttttaaagaattttatGGTTATTTCattgcctttattttttttgttgatTCAATATAATGAGaagtatattataataaacaaTCAACGAATGTGTGCATTTCGTGAAATTACCATTTATGCAAATACTATAGTGTTTGATGATACTACATGACATTACTATTGCAAACATTCTCAGCATACTTAACCAGTATgtctaaaataaaaaaacatattatttttaatttaacttCGGAAATATTTCTTCAATATGCAATGCAAATATAAGGCTCTATGCGTGGACCCTAAAAGAGAATAAGCAACAAATTTTATAGCACTCTAAAAGTAGCAGATATGATCTAATGCATTATTTGCTGTATTAAAAAGGATTGCACTTTTGCATTATTCgaacttcccttttttttcatgtcaaaaaatatagctttttatttttatttattataaagcaaaataagtCTAtgattaaaagaaaatttcatTCTTAATAATTTAGTATGATTCCATTATAggaatagaaaaattatatgaaaaatgaaaacgaaaaaaaaactataaaaatatttaaaagcAATATTCTTATAGTGTCTTATATGTtatagtaaatataaatttaatttcccGAAAGAATACAggatttccaaaaaataggAAAGCAATTATTTCAGAATaacaagaaaaacaaaaaaaaagaatcttTACAAATGTAGACAAATCCTAATAATAAAGATTATAAAACCaggataaattaaaataaaaaattttaaaatataacaaataaaaaaaaaaaagtaataatatgGCGCAATTACGAATTGCAGAGCAGTCCATAAAATACATAGGTATATATAtctgcatatacatatatatagattGGCACATATAGATATAACTGCGTAAATTCAAACGTATTTAccaaaagaaaattttaatatttttggcCCTTCTTAGTATCACTAATACGATAAACTTAAACAAAagtaaacattttaattattcattttataaataaattttaaaagccAGGTCCTCCGTTttaattctgcagatatttTTCATTCCAAATTAAGTAGCACACTTGATTGCAGTGcttataacaaataaatttaatgtCGGTGGTTATTTTGTTCCAAtccgttttttccttattttacCATTTACACAGTGTGagaaatttgaaattttacACCCtgccttattttttgtaCCATGTATCTGCAGCATAATTATGTCTTTGTATTTCGCAAAATGATTTACCTAGAGATTTGCTAGTGTGGGTTCCTTTATACAGAgccataatatatatatgcagatatatgtgtatatatatgtgaacaTATGCACTACTGCGCCTTCCCGCAAAATCGTAGCTGCGGCATTTTCATTCTTCGGCTATAGAGATCCGTTATGGTAAGTTTAGCGCGATGTTCCACGTTATTTAAGTACAGGCCATATCACATAGGAGTGTATGCTATGCTGTGTCCACTTTCATCGGAACTAGTACTAAAACGATCATAACTGCCTAATATTGAATCCCCGTCGACAGGATAGTTATTATACAGAAAGTCTCTTTTTATTCGTTTACGTTTTCGTGAGAAGAGGTTTCCAAGTGGAgtaaactgaaaaaaaaaaaataataaaattaagtaaaataaCGTAGAATTAagcaaaattaagcaaaatttAGCAAAATAACAAATGACATgattatgtaatatttatggAAAACATCTAGTACTGTAAGCAGCATTTCGGTGTTTACCTTCGACAAAGCTGATATAAGCATTGTGATTAACAATACAGAAAGAAATCCACACGTagcaattttaattaatggAAAtccttgttcattttttaatcttgAAAGAATACCATCATCGCTATGTACTTCACTTGGAATTTCTGCGGTTTGTACTGTGTCAGTTGCAATTGTAACTGTCTCACTTGTCAGTGGAACTGTAATTCTTGTAGGTTGCGCTGTAACAGCTTGTGGCTCCACATCAACAGGTGCTGCTTTTACAGCCCCAGCTTGCAGATTTGCTGCAGCACTAGGAGGTTTCACTTCACCACCATGTGCtaaatttactttttgttGTGAAGGGTTATTGCTGAACGGTAGAACATACTGATTATACCTTGCTATGAATTCCGTAGGTGATTTTTGGAAATCATAGAATACATCTAAGACCTTTTTATAACAAGGATTCCACCATGATTGAATATATAGTTTAGATAATTCATATTTAGTAAAGACTTTTCTTGGATCATATAAGAAATAACCTTGAATATAATCTGTACAAATGTTACTTCCTCGCTTTCTACATAACGGttcaaaggagaaaaataatggAATTCTCTCTTTAAGATAATCGAAATATGTTTGACATGCATAATATGTACTCTTCCCAATTTCCCCtttaatgaaattataattttcaataTAATCCAAAAAATTCTTCACTTGTTTTATATATGGTAAAAAGTTATCCCTaaataatgttttatttgGAAAACATACCTCCTTACCATTTTTTACTGAATAACTATGAacagtaaattttttccatattacATCAAAAAGATTAATGATACCCTGGAAATCGCTTTCCTTGTCAGTAGACTTAAGTTTTTTATACACTTCATCGTAGAGCCAATAATTTATATCAAAACAATGCTTCTTACGAAAAGTATCGTCACTGTCATCTCGTAACAGTTCCACGTTTTTTATGAGTTGTCCGCAAAGTTTATAAGTCCATGAATCTTTAGTGTATGTATTTAATACGTCACTACAGAAATTATTGACATCATTTAAATTGTTCTcatttatcaatttttggTAAAATTCATATGAAGGTAACGCTTTTAGTTGAGGACtctataaaattaaaaaaatatattagtagacatatacaaattttcAAGAATCTATATTTAACTATATTTCATGTTTAATCTAATTTACTAGTAAAGAAGCTACATcgattatttaaaaaaggaaaaattactGTTATGGTTTCCTCCATATGTTTATGCTATGATCCTTTGTATAATGGTTTATGACAAATTGGTAAAGTGTTAAAATTTGCCAGTAAATAATTTGTCATATTTGACAAAATAAACAGCTCGAACAGTAGTAAATACAAAAGTACATGATGTATTATCGTTCAACGTTTTATGAAATCAATAATTTTGGAATTCCTTAATTGTGTtctttttcaatatatatattttaaaacatagcATCTGTACCAAATTTGCATGGATGTATTATCATTGAtgtatcatttattttttcgtaaagcttcaagatttttaaaaaaagaaaaaagttaaacgaaaaagattaacatatagaaaaaatgctaTATAGgtaaatgaaagaaaaattactttataaaatttttttaataaatattcagaattataagaaaattaattttgaaaagagCCAAATTTTggtaatacatataaaaattgatattCCTAGTGATTCATGTATAGACAGAAAACATATTTCCTTCctaagctttttttttttttttgttctagAGCATTTTATTATTCGTAGTAAATTTTAAGTGCTTAAATGTAgaccctattttttttaactcctatatatgtataaaccCCTTTACAGTATATAATATTGAATAGTCCCCCCCATCCCttattatttatgcattAGTTGTTCATTTGCCCCGTTTCAAATTGAACAAATTTGCATATTACCTTaatgttatatttaaatatatatatgtaattaagCCTCATatcgaaaaatatataagatTTATAGTAAGAATAAATGAAAGGCCATTATTTTTACCAATTACgaagtaaataataaaatttacagtTTATAAATAATCCGAAATATATTGAAACCGATTAATtctgttaaaatatttatccttctttccttttagtttaattttgttaatgcAATTACTTTTGTAGGCACCTCCTTTGCTACGGATATATAAAACGGCGtattaagttttttttttttttttataatttaaacaaaaaaactgTCATATTATGTTTCtcttatattatatatatgttttatgcATTTAAGATActtaaaattatgttaattgttttataatgaataaaaacgTGAATCTAAATACGAATTGTGAAGATAATTGACAAGgctaaaataattttgatcTAATCGGGTTGAAAAAatggtatatatattatggcCATACATCTTTTATATTGATCAAAAGCATGAACAAGTGGGTTATGCGTAAAGCCCTACATTACAACGTTTTTATGCTTCTTATtattgatataaaaaataataatgcatAACCTTTAGGTGGTAATTTTAATTCGtagattttataaataaaatattcacgCTTTTCCATATAAtctcttaaaaatatttttattaatgtatgttaattttatcgaaaaatacaataaaatgttgaaaaatgtaaattttaaaaaaattataagctAAACATTTCCTCTTATGGTGCCAAATAAAACTACCCAGTGGAATTACTGCCTCATAAAATAgcaagaaatataaaaaaaaaactgttgttttatttcattcgcattttttacatattcaTTGAATTTTATACCTTATATGATATGTtgtgaataatataaataaaaacagttcatgaaaaaaaatattaaaataacaataaagtaataataattataatttataaattagcAATTTATAGATTCATTGATAGttttaaatttatcaaaaaattttgttttcaaaGTATGTGCACTATATGAATAGggaatcaattttttcagtttaatttttaatttaattttatttagtattattatattattttatactcTTTTGTTTTACGCTTATATTTAGATGTATTACATATCATTCTAACTAttattaaggaaaaaatcaaaaagtTGTACCTGATTTATTTGtagatataaaaataatttctttctttttcgacCTTTGCAAAAAACATGTATATTATCATACGAATTATGCAAGAAAATGTAGtcagaagtgaaaaaaaatagtcgTTGCgaaattgttatattttgCATGATAACATAATAATGCAAGCGCATTTTGAGACATTTTATAAATCGTTGCAGTGTTCCTATTgtttattgttttttattttaacctttcgaatgtaaaaataagaatCTACAATGATAAAGCAGATGGAAtcagaaatatttaaaatattaagtAAAACATAAAACGTTATTTTTGGGGATTTATCGCAACAAATTGGAATTAATGAATGGTTTACGTTATATGTGCCGTAACAGAAGCGATTTCTTCCATCAATTCGAATAGCCTACTAACAACATGACACATGGGGTATATAAAACTATGCAAAAGGGATTAACTACTTTTATGTTGCTATACTCATTCtaaatttgttatataaaACGCAGcaatatttttgttgttttcGAATATTaactttgtatttttatgtgcCTACGTACAAATGCGTGTAACaaagacttttttttttaaataggggaaattgaaaaaaaccCTGAATTGCAAATAAGAGaatgcgaaaaaattgaaggatCTAATAAGTTCCTCCTGagattaacaattttttgaagaactcTCACCTACATGGGTGACATAAAGCCGAAATAAAGcaatacaaatatatgtgtctttttttataagctTTATATGCTTGTAATAAATTGAAATTTACTCACAaggaataattaattaataattaaaatgttcatgTGTAGTAAAAACCAAAAGaaacatacattttttaacgAAAAATGCATTAATTCAATTACATTAAGAATAactttttcttatattaattatgaaACGGAAAATATCAGTGAGTTTTCAAACAAATCTGttaattaaaggaaaaaaaaaaaaaaatatatatatatatatacatatatatttgtgtatatatacatatatatagtacAAATGAAACAAACCATTTAATATGTATTTCCATTAATAACCCTATGcaacaataataaatttaaatgaacaacataaaaatggcctatttatattaaagGGGTATACTATATTACAAAAAACttaagttaaaaaagaatatatatatatgtggtACAAGTCAAATCTTATAAAGTATTCTCGAATACGTACacccatatatatatgtatatataggTGCTTATACATGTGCCCTCTCTTGAAAACACGAAATTTTCAATTCATTCAAATTTCTACGTGATTAAATTTAAAGGCTTTTAAACACAGCAATTCTTGGTGATTCTATCTTATTTCGAATTTATTGCTTTCGCTAAAACATCTAAACAGTTTGCCCATTTTACGACACTTTGTtaatttcatattataatacacTATCATGGCGAGAAGTACGAAAACGGTACCAAAGGCTACATTTGGTAAACCTGCTGCGTAAAATGCGACTAAACATACTAACGTTATTAAAATTGGAGTAAGTACTTTATATTTCTTGatgtaataaaatgttttatttaattccGTTTCTGGCTTAATCAAGAAAGCATCACTCATTAAAGATCTTTTCATTGAATTCATTATTTCTACTTCAAACATGAaatctatttttttgattaatTTTACAATCTTTAATAACAAACCTTTCTTATTAAACATTCTTAATTTGGATGGTTCATCTTCATCTCCTATAAATGGTAAtactttttgtaaaatgctcttttttttcctttttaaattttctatgCTTATATCATAGTCATCATCTATATCTCTCCTTCTGCTACGATTTCTTCTACGATCATCCCTTCTGCGATCATCCCTTCTGCGATCATCCCTTCTACGATCATcccttttattattatctcTTCTATAATCGTCTTCTCTATTATAGtcttttctattatttcTCGCTTTATCATTTGAATCTTTATAATTTCTATCACGTCTGAATTCATCAGggtgtaaaatattttgttcacTGCGTCTGAATGCTTGATTTATCTCCATAGGTTTATCATTGCGTTTTAATGTGTCGGATTTTTTACTAGTAAAACTTTTACGTTTCAAGGTGTAAGAAGACTTCAAAGAATCATCATCCTTTTCTGATTCTTCATGTGATTTCACGGAGGCTTTATCATCATCTGCTATATGGGCTGATTTCACAGACTTGTTATCGTTGTCTCTTGATCTACTGGATTTCTTtgtatcaattttttcataacttTCCACTACCTTATAAAGTGTatcaaattctttttcatcatattttaaatCATCATGTAGCTTGTCGAAGTCTTCTTTACTTTGTTTTAATACCTTAGGTTGTTTATTTAAGGTAAAAGCTTCATCTAATTCGTCATATAGATCATCTATATTGTCCTCATCAGAATTTAATGAATTAGATGATTTGTTTTTATCTTGGGGTTTGTCTTTTAATGAATGGAAGGATATCACAGAATGGGAATCATCTTTatcatttccttttcccttttcttcattgtttattttattaatgctTCTTTTTGAACCCGAGTCAGCATCCTTTAACGCATTTGATGGTTTTGCAGAATCAGACTCCTCGTGTGGTTTATCAGAAATGCTCTTAAGCACCTTCTTGTCTTTGGATGAATGAAATGAAGCCTTTGAACCATAATGGTCAGAAGGAGCACCTGGTTTATCAAGGCTTTTCCTAGACCTATTTCTACTTAATACACTATACATGCTCTTAGTCTCACAAATAATAGTAGTATAGCGAGGCTTATCAAGGCTTTTCCTAGATctatttttacttaatacACTATACATGCTCTTAGTCTCACAAATATCAGTAGTACCGCTTGGTTTGTCATCACTTTTCTTAGCGACATCATTATTTACTTTTGAAGAAACAAATGACTTCTTAGAACCATAATAATCATCgtggtccttttttttatccaaaATTTTCTTATCCGCGCTACTATCTTTTCTTACAACAAGTGACTTCTTAGAACCATAATAAACACTACCATCCTTTGATTTAACTAATATTTTCTTGACCACCTTATTATCTTTCGAAACGACCAAAGAACTTttagaattataataattagtACCATTGTTTGATTTagcaaaacttttttttggggtgtTTTTCTTGCTTAATACGCTATATTGACTCTTAGAATCATGGTTATCACGAATGGAACGGGTGTCTTCATAATACTtaccttcttttttaactaATTCTTTCTTATCTCTATTATTACGTCCTGATATATCGGATCGACGATCAGAGTAGTTATCCTTCTTTTTCGTATTAGTCTCTTTCTTACTCCTACCATCATGCGTTAATCTATCAGATTGGCTATCAGAACGGTCATCAATTGACGCACCATCATAATGTGTTCTATCCCCGTCATCATTTGTGTATCTATCAGATTGACTATCAGAATAATCTTTATCCTCTGATGAACCATATGAGTCATCAGATTCCTCTTTTGGTGCATATAACGATTTTTTAGTATCGCTACGAGgctttaatttattaactCCACGCATAAAATCTCTTTCAAGCTGTATATTAAGGATCTCCTTTTTAAACTTCTCATAGTGTTTTAAGGCGTCGAATCTTTTCTCTGTAGAAACagaatgttttaaaatattaaactTTCTTTTAAAATCGTCAGTAAGTTGCATAGCACTCAAAAGTTTATTCTTGTAATTATCTGAGTTAATTAATTTAGCAGCCTgccttttataattttcgtCATCCTTTTTCAATAGATGGAAAAGTTTCTTATTTCTAATATCCATGGATTTACCGGATATAGTACTAGCATTGTCACCCTTTTTGGACTTACCACTTATAAAGCTATCTTTGTCATCATTTTTGGACTTACCACTTATAAAGCTATCTTTGTCATCATTTTTGGATTTGCCAGTTATAGTGCTATCTTTGTCATCGTTTttgtcatcatttttgtcacTTTTTCTGTCACTATTTCTGTCTCCATTTCTGTCACCATTTCTATCGCCATTTCTATCGCCATTTCTGTCGCCATTTCTGTCACCATTTCTGTCACCATTTCTATCGCCATTTCTATCGCCATTTCTGTCTCCATTTCTGTCCCCATTTCTGTCGCCATCTTTTGAGCGATCATGGATGTCACTATCTCTGTCATCAATCCTTTTTAAGGTTTTGGTTACATCGCTCCTTTGGTCATCagccatttttgctttatgaACTGCACCCTTGTATTTGTCATACCTTTTATATTCGCCTTCATCATTCTCATCTTCATATTCATCATCTCCATATTCACCATCGTCATGTTCatcatattcatttttcgATCTCTCTGACTGCTCGTTATCGCTGTATTCGTAAAGCTTCGATGAGTCAATTTGCTTGCTCTTCAACACATCCAATTCGGCTTGGTGATTACTTCCATTGTTTCTCGGTCCCTCAAATCTGCTGTTTGCATTATTTATTCCATTcatttttccacttcttttttGGCCGCTCTGTGGACCACCTTTTGAAGGATGTACCCCATTTTTAGGAAGGTTCTGTTTCTTTAACCTTTTAACCCCCTTTTCAAAAGCGTCATCAAGTGTTTCTCCATCCACTTGTTCCTTAAAAGCATTATAGTGTTCCAATGCATCATCTAGTCTGTCTTCATTTACagtatttttgtatt belongs to Plasmodium vivax chromosome 6, whole genome shotgun sequence and includes:
- a CDS encoding Pv-fam-d protein (encoded by transcript PVX_110825A) → MTRKRYNPKTIENYRRNYHIDDNIFVENESESLTECHMGDQTNKFFCFLVKTCTFIVLASTWQYTDKTHATSTYSESWASRGRLNALGVRSGRLLIGDANISIEPNYELYDDREADVLRENYHSSKKHLHEIFLDSNFQKRLDDSVYNNRRVRKANMKASGSGNNSINMTRESLDSLIFDNEFNQLNEAQNDPNQLGVRLDALQHYNNFKEDIDDEQLDESFVNGYTHLEDGGRNGNNKGFNPNYNSMMNAKESPGSSNVGKAAKSNSPRTGDNISAKRLEALNRYNNFKENCDEIQLDEDFENNYSALQFDCRANRTLDNFKSSDNVSKNVAFEKMRGNHSSSSKQFEVPSVSDSFDESHETIKQYSDFQDKVNDIKIDDDFKEEFYSLKRGGNGKVPFRKIKGDINRKQGFNKNNNVPSVANFEQKYEELSNNDDSNRRSDALNYYNDFKGEVNAETLDDDFEKGYMALNPDDDANIQMESQGDAEGVNEIADKYPSEDNFGNMFEKYKGDNEFKKLHSSLMRSVNMDKHFDKISDDDYGKTYNSLRPDGSTAQNLEDDQNSDDNSEDTDEEDSEKLHDALEHYNAFKEKVNDEQLDADFENEVTRLMENGLPPNDENLIKSDVGANRRSDKHSDTEKANQQFDQLGAVDDMNHMERFSDDEDSTTKRFGRLNDGRRKPIHTEEYDQNEEGEQIYDEMYDQNYDANRYDGSRGEGDSNEHYDNFRNEENPQLSLYNRFKNRRNVKNAQHEAQVSAATMEKSFEKYKNTVNEDRLDDALEHYNAFKEQVDGETLDDAFEKGVKRLKKQNLPKNGVHPSKGGPQSGQKRSGKMNGINNANSRFEGPRNNGSNHQAELDVLKSKQIDSSKLYEYSDNEQSERSKNEYDEHDDGEYGDDEYEDENDEGEYKRYDKYKGAVHKAKMADDQRSDVTKTLKRIDDRDSDIHDRSKDGDRNGDRNGDRNGDRNGDRNGDRNGDRNGDRNGDRNGDRNGDRNGDRNSDRKSDKNDDKNDDKDSTITGKSKNDDKDSFISGKSKNDDKDSFISGKSKKGDNASTISGKSMDIRNKKLFHLLKKDDENYKRQAAKLINSDNYKNKLLSAMQLTDDFKRKFNILKHSVSTEKRFDALKHYEKFKKEILNIQLERDFMRGVNKLKPRSDTKKSLYAPKEESDDSYGSSEDKDYSDSQSDRYTNDDGDRTHYDGASIDDRSDSQSDRLTHDGRSKKETNTKKKDNYSDRRSDISGRNNRDKKELVKKEGKYYEDTRSIRDNHDSKSQYSVLSKKNTPKKSFAKSNNGTNYYNSKSSLVVSKDNKVVKKILVKSKDGSVYYGSKKSLVVRKDSSADKKILDKKKDHDDYYGSKKSFVSSKVNNDVAKKSDDKPSGTTDICETKSMYSVLSKNRSRKSLDKPRYTTIICETKSMYSVLSRNRSRKSLDKPGAPSDHYGSKASFHSSKDKKVLKSISDKPHEESDSAKPSNALKDADSGSKRSINKINNEEKGKGNDKDDSHSVISFHSLKDKPQDKNKSSNSLNSDEDNIDDLYDELDEAFTLNKQPKVLKQSKEDFDKLHDDLKYDEKEFDTLYKVVESYEKIDTKKSSRSRDNDNKSVKSAHIADDDKASVKSHEESEKDDDSLKSSYTLKRKSFTSKKSDTLKRNDKPMEINQAFRRSEQNILHPDEFRRDRNYKDSNDKARNNRKDYNREDDYRRDNNKRDDRRRDDRRRDDRRRDDRRRNRSRRRDIDDDYDISIENLKRKKKSILQKVLPFIGDEDEPSKLRMFNKKGLLLKIVKLIKKIDFMFEVEIMNSMKRSLMSDAFLIKPETELNKTFYYIKKYKVLTPILITLVCLVAFYAAGLPNVAFGTVFVLLAMIVYYNMKLTKCRKMGKLFRCFSESNKFEIR